A section of the Chromatiales bacterium 21-64-14 genome encodes:
- a CDS encoding 50S ribosomal protein L27 has translation MAHKKAGGSTRNGRDSESKRLGVKRFGGEAVISGNILVRQRGTHFHPGTNVGCGRDHTLFARADGQVTFEVKGPKGRTYVSVVSG, from the coding sequence AAGAAGGCAGGCGGCAGCACCCGCAACGGACGTGACTCCGAATCCAAGCGCCTGGGCGTGAAGCGCTTCGGTGGCGAGGCGGTCATCTCGGGCAACATTCTGGTCCGCCAACGGGGTACCCATTTCCACCCGGGCACCAACGTGGGCTGCGGACGGGACCATACCCTGTTCGCCCGCGCTGACGGACAGGTCACCTTCGAAGTCAAGGGGCCCAAGGGCCGCACTTATGTGAGCGTCGTATCCGGCTGA